In Spinacia oleracea cultivar Varoflay chromosome 5, BTI_SOV_V1, whole genome shotgun sequence, a single window of DNA contains:
- the LOC130461280 gene encoding uncharacterized protein, with amino-acid sequence MLPSKFTSLGYLEKMDNETPRTYVQKIVFACDYLASTKNMPHLRHKDMMASMIIHCLPHKNPYIDLKNRFSDMHYSDGTPNWYKYGTSDGRWKYDSEVLATILEVAEISYEDGKYSAGFGMGYGGIESDGEDDMIHDEKASDVEEDSDDDVVEIENPNPIVPEPTIEISSGSEDELEENNVVDSEPQQNDEAMDEESDPEEDLDDPNDRDFTPEQYKERNDRCDDVSL; translated from the coding sequence atgctaccttctaagttcaccagtttaggatacttagagaagatggataatgagactcctcgcacgtatgttcagaagatcgtgtttgcttgtgactatttggcttcgaccaagaacatgccccaccttaggcacaaagatatgatggctagtatgattatacattgtttaccccataagaacccctacatagacctcaagaataggttcagtgacatgcattatagtgatggtacccctaattggtacaagtatgggactagtgatggtaggtggaagtatgattctgaggttcttgctactatcctagaggttgcggaaattagctatgaggatggaaagtattctgcgggttttggtatgggctatggaggaatagaaagtgatggtgaggatgatatgatccatgatgagaaagctagtgatgttgaggaggatagtgatgatgatgtggtagagattgagaatcctaaccctatagttcctgaaccaaccattgagatatccagtggatctgaagatgagcttgaagagaataatgtggttgatagtgagccacagcaaaatgatgaggctatggatgaagaatcggatccggaagaagacttggatgatcctaatgatcgagactttactccagagcaatacaaggaaagaaatgatcgttgtgatgacgttagtctctag